From Bombus vancouverensis nearcticus chromosome 15, iyBomVanc1_principal, whole genome shotgun sequence, the proteins below share one genomic window:
- the LOC117157251 gene encoding uncharacterized protein LOC117157251 isoform X2 — protein sequence MKYSNKEYSYGSLRIVRIPSISGQPILPKLPQSRVFKTDAVEALNFVRDCLEDLLTKRALVYTVDNSATGRSFGSAPMIMDEDELIQMQSRKYPADNWRLLKKKTSIILPLLILLNLLKVKLLLLPIFLGVHFIKKLLVLASIIVPSLLARLKICKFANSHYQGYPYHMWGTAADTPVDYPTAYGQEEPWSHRSDYVSANSPYMGYQGYRNPYG from the exons CCCTGCGTATTGTGAGAATCCCATCCATATCTGGACAACCGATACTCCCAAAGTTACCACAGTCACGTGTGTTCAAAACCGATGCGGTCGAGGCCTTGAACTTCGTCAGGGACTGCTTGGAGGATCTGCTGACGAAACGAGCTTTGGTTTACACGGTTGACAACTCTGCCACTGGCAGGAGTTTTGGTAGCGCGCCTATGATCATGGACGAGGATGAACTTATTCAAATGCAGAGCAGAAAATACCCTGCTG ATAACTGGAGACTTCTGAAGAAGAAAACCTCCATAATCCTTCCTCTTCTAATCCTATTAAACCTATTGAAAGTGAAACTGTTGCTTCTACCCATTTTCCTCGGTGTTCATTTCATCAAGAAGCTACTAGTGCTAGCATCCATCATTGTTCCCTCGTTACTGGCGCGTCTGAAGATTTGTAAATTCGCGAATTCACATTACCAGGGTTACCCTTATCACATGTGGGGTACGGCCGCTGATACACCCGTCGATTATCCAACAG CATACGGACAAGAGGAGCCATGGTCTCACAGAAGTGATTACGTCTCAGCAAACTCTCCTTACATGGGATACCAGGGTTATCGCAACCCCTATGGATGA